The Schistocerca gregaria isolate iqSchGreg1 chromosome 1, iqSchGreg1.2, whole genome shotgun sequence genome includes a window with the following:
- the LOC126359567 gene encoding uncharacterized protein LOC126359567, translated as MGRQKPSKPGTRKYGTKTRYSNDTLQKILEEITTGRIGQREAARKYNIPRQTIVNKLKNKHSCKVGRPTVFTEIEERSFVQHCITVSDMGVPISIFDLRCIVKSYLDTCNRKVSCFADNMPGWEWGKAFLERHHSELSQKFTVNISRKHAAVNEDIISTFFLKYKDEIEGVPAENIFNFDETGFHDIPAKGKLLFRRTYRHPEKIENTSKSCFTVMFCGNAAGEFLPPYLIFKGKQKWTDWIYNAPPGTRMNSSDSGWMEQGVFDDWFETHFLPFALKKEGRRVIIGDNLSSHISIRTLELCEQNNIKFICLPPNATHLLQPLDVAYFSSLKKNWRDVLSQWRKTPEVKKKQCLPKGTFSGLLAKTLQLGEQTASSNLVKGFEKCGLCPVNCDRVLQCLPDYARNESSVMGSVGAEFKKYLETIRQSDLNVKCVKKYKLPIEPGKSVSTEDVRAFYENRELTRNNGRRRQSQIEGGENELRGELEFQQCGTSRPRSGPKTRGGVRARAATLRTLNRSNLPTDASESCILAELDVTRSMTDRMELVNSPIVIAEGNMVVEEELLTDMVNQPSTSEGDFHVNDYVIAVYEGKCYPGKVTAVEVRGNCVTFRISCMVKKGKYWVWPEREDSIWYRKDCILKKIDESCMKHINKRGMVHISDDLLCSSDEDI; from the coding sequence ATGGGACGGCAGAAACCTTCAAAACCAGGTACTAGGAAATACGGCACAAAAACCCGTTACTCGAATGACACCCTGCAGAAAATATTAGAAGAAATTACTACTGGAAGAATCGGCCAGAGGGAAGCTGCAAGGAAATATAACATTCCAAGACAAACCATtgtgaacaaattaaaaaacaagcacAGCTGTAAAGTTGGAAGACCCACTGTGTTTACGGAGATTGAAGAAAGATCTTTTGTACAACATTGTATCACTGTCAGTGATATGGGTGTTCCAATATCAATCTTTGACTTGAGGTGCATAGTTAAGTCATATCTTGACACCTGTAACAGAAAAGTAAGCTGCTTTGCAGATAATATGCCTGGATGGGAATGGGGAAAGGCCTTTTTAGAGAGGCATCATTCtgaactttctcagaaatttacaGTAAATATTTCAAGGAAGCATGCTGCCGTAAATGAGGACATAAtcagcactttctttctgaaatataaAGACGAGATAGAAGGTGTTCctgctgaaaatattttcaattttgacGAAACAGGGTTTCATGACATACCAGCAAAAGGAAAGCTCTTGTTTCGTCGAACGTATCGACATCCTGAGAAAATCGAGAATACATCAAAATCATGTTTTACTGTCATGTTCTGTGGGAATGCAGCAGGAGAATTCCTTCCTCCATATCTTATTTTTAAAGGTAAGCAAAAATGGACTGACTGGATTTACAATGCACCTCCTGGAACACGAATGAATTCATCAGACAGTGGGTGGATGGAACAAGGAGTATTTGATGACTGGTTTGAAACTCACTTCCTCCCTTTTGCcttaaagaaagaaggaaggagagtaaTTATTGGAGATAACCTCTCCTCTCACATCTCAATCAGAACTTTGGAGCTTTGTGAACAAAATAACATTAAGTTCATTTGCCTGCCACCGAATGCGACACATCTTCTGCAGCCGCTAGATGTGGcttatttttcttctctgaagaaaaacTGGAGAGATGTTCTTTCTCAATGGAGGAAGACTCCAGAAGTAAAGAAGAAACAATGTCTTCCAAAGGGTACATTTAGTGGCCTACTGGCGAAGACTTTGCAGTTAGGTGAACAGACAGCATCTTCAAATTTAGTGAAAGGATTTGAGAAATGTGGATTGTGTCCTGTAAACTGTGATAGAGTCTTACAATGTCTCCCTGATTATGCAAGAAATGAGTCTTCTGTGATGGGAAGTGTGGGAgctgaatttaaaaaatatttggagACAATAAGACAATCAGATCTGAATGTGAAGTGTGTCAAAAAGTACAAGTTGCCCATAGAACCAGGGAAGAGTGTGTCTACAGAAGATGTTAGGGCATTTTATGAGAATAGGGAGCTAACTAGAAACAATGGAAGGAGGAGACAGTCACAAATAGAGGGAGGAGAAAATGAACTCCGGGGTGAGCTAGAGTTTCAGCAGTGTGGCACATCACGACCAAGATCAGGACCAAAAACAAGAGGAGGTGTAAGAGCTCGTGCTGCAACACTCAGAACTTTAAATCGAAGTAATCTGCCTACAGATGCTTCTGAAAGCTGTATCTTAGCTGAATTAGATGTGACCAGAAGTATGACTGATCGCATGGAACTTGTAAACAGCCCTATTGTCATCGCTGAGGGGAACATGGTTGTAGAAGAAGAATTACTAACTGATATGGTCAATCAACCTTCTACATCAGAAGGTGACTTTCATGTAAATGACTATGTCATTGCAGTATATGAGGGCAAATGCTATCCTGGAAAAGTCACTGCAGTAGAGGTGCGAGGCAATTGTGTGACATTCAGAATAAGTTGCATggttaaaaaaggaaaatattgggTGTGGCCTGAGAGAGAGGATTCAATTTGGTACAGAAAGGACTGTATATTAAAGAAAATTGATGAATCCTGCATGAAACATATTAATAAAAGGGGCATGGTTCATATCAGTGATGACCTCCTGTGCTCATCGGATGAAGATATTTGA